One Lucilia cuprina isolate Lc7/37 chromosome 4, ASM2204524v1, whole genome shotgun sequence DNA segment encodes these proteins:
- the LOC111686831 gene encoding zinc finger MYM-type protein 4 isoform X2: MEEISSLDSFQTDEANSSARPESENTQHSYKDVEENTGHGAGGGGGGGESATKDSNAPDDEGGANEDDFEQISEGTFEVDENSRATSAGPPPDENAEGGGKGDEDEGGESRDFEEVDANVSGNNPNVEESDMLGEADNTLPQSNDDDDNAMDVDQRANNDNQDDKEGGNQSDDDSNNKSYERNDNEQQDESMEPLQQEADDDEREEGADQQENSNENKDDEDNEEGEEGDKNDDDENKDKDDGKKDNNENADGEDDEPVENVQEPEESDVCLIPDDTESTVTDAEKEQAILARENAEKRSDEKENNSNDKNKDDDGDKETSEEQTEAGSYSHEARENNSNENPDGEEPLLEELHSSTNEASSGTKTIISWIVTTTQKCVQCNEEKVCGFRFKNPDTSEFEHLCDHTCSTLFMEANAGKYFIRRKKFLIEELPASEDSEENKHSCLQCKEEKTCKYFFKQDDDTFYMCNDDCFNLLNAEEPEKFKLKRHSIRVRNIGATTISNDNGKKSGEPESRVVARTSAEAEAARLERAASFVRRCADCFSEITLGDKNLIWETMDFCNEICLGKYQRTIGANCQTCHGDVPHPALGKYCVRFGFDVRQFCCAACLNEFKKGLKTCSCCQKDISSGNEGFLAPVGDKEQFKDFCSQSCMRRYDNIANPKKNMRSDVCAVCNNDKTVRVEIILDDKEHNFCSNPCFSAFKFVSNIVADQCGMCCKYFERKSTESFTIYSEKRAKVFCTRVCLNIYIVLNRRIVSCQWCKVKKYNFDMILKQQDSQEVQMCSLNCLTLYGVSINAFSRTVTKCDNCTNMATPQYHLTMSDASMRNFCTYQCVMQFQSQFARTPLTLEADSNSKSSNISTSSHQSSGKSGKGAAPFPTGLPKRVKLKGGSQQSPLHMKLSTKGSASKQKQPTMPVISTVSSLASGETETMIGNVTVRRTRIRGRKAESPPPPASSSSSSVTNNSQLMRGRSRKSAIIERSLTPSPPRTNNKRSGSSNNSSAMDKIVEKVTVQTETKIVAVPPYPPAVRNVMTSCKPRTTTVGIQSEPETANVGTQTDKDYSNKVLIPVPVPIYLPQPMYMYSAPFPVPVPIPLPIPVPIFIPTTRNSAQGIMKEIKKIQDKMPADPFEAELLMMAEMVAEEKRESDSDSEDEVKPDPAVVSLQYNNSVQQVDVTNNAYGEDVLQMALKMATGDYDQPTSTIDLESAVTANTITNPPPGMVQHDDSMSHMSGHHMQQQHHMMDAQRGARGRKRGASVVSLVSPRNNRSPVKRQRIEEMEQTPQAQPQPMQPVEKPDANMCLKYTFGVNAWKQWVMTKNADIEKSSMRRRPFKTELLQMTADELNYSLCLFVKEVRKPNGTEYAPDTIYYLVLGIQQYLYENGRIDNIFTDTYYERFTDCLDEVARKFSVLYNDSQYIVTRVEEEHLWECKQLGAHSPHVLLSTLMFFNTKHFNLTTVEEHMQLSFSHIMKHWKRTGQTAKTPGSRNVLLRFYPPQAGLDANPRKKKVYEQQENEENPLRCPVRLYEFYLSKCPESVKTRNDVFYLQPERSCVPDSPVWYSTQALSQEALQKMLHRVKMVKEINIALLTS; this comes from the exons atggaGGAGATATCAAGTTTAGATTCATTTCAAACGGACGAAGCAAATTCATCTGCTCGACCAGAGTCTGAAAATACGCAACATTCTTATAAAGATGTAGAAGAAAATACAGGTCATGGCGCTGGTGGTGGTGGCGGCGGTGGCGAAAGTGCTACCAAAGATAGTAATGCACCTGACGACGAAGGTGGGGCCAATGAAGACGATTTCGAACAAATCTCAGAAGGGACCTTTGAAGTAGATGAAAATTCTCGTGCCACTTCAGCAGGTCCACCGCCGGATGAAAATGCAGAGGGCGGAGGTAAAGGAGACGAAGATGAAGGAGGAGAATCAAGAGATTTCGAAGAAGTTGATGCAAATGTATCGGGAAATAATCCCAATGTTGAAGAATCAGATATGTTGGGAGAGGCTGACAACACTCTGCCACAGTCTAATGATGACGATGACAATGCCATGGATGTGGATCAGCGGGCCAACAATGATAATCAGGATGATAAAGAAGGTGGTAATCAGAGTGATGATGACTCAAACAATAAATCTTATGAACGTAACGATAATGAGCAACAGGATGAGTCTATGGAACCTCTGCAGCAAGAAGCTGACGACGACGAAAGAGAGGAAGGAGCAGATCAACAAGAGAATTCTAATGAAAACAAGGATGATGAGGATAATGAAGAAGGAGAGGAAGGTGATAAAAATGATGATGacgaaaataaagataaagatgaTGGCAAAAAAGACAATAATGAAAATGCCGATGGAGAAGACGATG AACCTGTTGAAAATGTACAAGAACCAGAAGAATCTGATGTTTGCTTAATACCTGACGACACGGAATCAACAGTTACAGACGCCGAAAAGGAACAAGCTATATTAGCCCGTGAAAATGCCGAAAAAAGAAGCGACGAGAAAGAAAATAATTCCAACGATAAAAATAAAGATGATGATGGCGATAAAGAAACAAGTGAAGAACAAACTGAAGCTGGCTCATATTCTCACGAAGCGCGtg AGAATAATTCTAACGAGAATCCCGATGGCGAGGAACCGCTCTTGGAAGAACTTCACTCAAGTACAAATGAAGCCAGTAGTGGAACGAAAACAATTATTTCCTGGATTGTAACAACCACGCAAAAGTGTGTGCAATGTAATGAAGAAAAAGTCTGTGGTTTTCGTTTCAAAAATCCCGATACATCAGAATTTGAGCATTTGTGTGATCATACCTGTTCCACACTATTTATGGAAGCAAATGctggtaaatattttatacgtCGCAAAAAGTTCTTGATTGAAGAACTACCGGCCAGCGAAGACAGCGAGGAAAATAAACATTCTTGTTTACAATGTAAAGAGGAAAAAACgtgtaaatatttctttaaacaagaCGATGACACTTTTTACATGTGTAACGATGATTGTTTCAATCTACTAAATGCCGAAGAGCCAGAGAAATTCAAACTTAAGAGACACTCGATTAGAGTACGCAATATCGGTGCTACTACCATTTCCAATGATAATGGCAAAAAATCAGGCGAACCTGAGTCGAGAGTAGTTGCTCGTACATCGGCTGAAGCTGAAGCGGCTCGTCTAGAAAGAGCAGCTAGTTTTGTGCGCCGTTGTGCTGATTGTTTTTCGGAAATAACATTGGGCGACAAGAATCTTATATGGGAAACTAtggatttttgtaatgaaatttgtttgGGAAAATATCAGCGTACAATTGGTGCCAATTGTCAGACGTGCCATGGAGATGTTCCACACCCAGCATTGGGCAAATATTGTGTGCGTTTTGGCTTTGATGTACGTCAATTCTGTTGTGCAGCTTGTTTGAATGAATTCAAAAAGGGCTTAAAAACATGTTCCTGTTGTCAGAAAGATATTTCATCCGGCAATGAGGGTTTCTTGGCCCCAGTAGGCGATAAAGAACAGTTTAAGGATTTCTGTTCTCAGTCCTGTATGCGACGCTATGACAATATTGCCAATCCCAAGAAGAACATGCGCAGCGATGTATGCGCCGTGTGCAATAATGATAAAACAGTACGCGTTGAAATTATTCTAGATGACAAAGAACACAATTTCTGTTCAAATCCCTGCTTTTCGGCTTTTAAATTTGTCAGCAATATTGTGGCCGATCAATGTGGCATGtgttgcaaatattttgagCGTAAATCTACCGAATCCTTTACCATTTACTCGGAAAAACGTGCAAAGGTATTTTGTACACGTGTATGCCTTAACATTTACATAGTGCTCAATCGTCGCATTGTCTCCTGTCAATGgtgtaaagtgaaaaaatataattttgacatGATTCTCAAACAGCAAGATAGCCAGGAAGTACAGATGTGCTCCCTTAACTGTCTCACCTTGTATGGCGTTTCGATTAATGCTTTTTCGCGCACTGTTACTAAATGCGATAATTGCACAAATATGGCTACACCGCAGTACCATTTGACCATGTCCGATGCTTCTATGcgtaatttttgtacatatcAATGTGTTATGCAGTTTCAAAGTCAGTTTGCTAGAACTCCGCTCACCTTGGAGGCTGACAGTAATTCTAAGTCATCGAATATATCGACTTCAAGCCACCAGTCAAGCGGTAAATCTGGTAAGGGTGCAGCACCATTCCCAACGGGATTGCCGAAACGTGTAAAACTGAAGGGTGGATCTCAACAATCACCATTGCAT ATGAAATTATCTACTAAAGGCTCAGCTTCCAAACAAAAACAGCCTACTATGCCAGTAATATCAACAGTCTCATCATTGGCCAGTGGAGAAACTGAAACAATGATTGGTAATGTTACCGTTAGACGAACCCGTATACGCGGACGCAAAGCAGAATCTCCACCACCTCCTGCGTCGTCGTCTTCATCATCCGTTACAAATAATAGTCAACTGATGAGAGGACGATCACGTAAAAGTGCCATTATAGAGCGCTCACTAACCCCCTCACCGCCTAGAACTAATAATAAACGTAGCGGTAGTAGTAACAATAGCAGTGCTATGGACAAAATTGTTGAAAAGGTTACCGTACAAACGGAGACTAAGATTGTTGCTGTACCGCCATATCCACCTGCTGTTAGAAATGTAATGACTAGTTGTAAGCCTCGTACAACTACAGTGGGTATACAATCTGAACCCGAAACGGCAAACGTGGGTACACAAACGGACAAGGATTACTCGAACAAGGTATTGATACCTGTACCTGTGCCCATTTATCTGCCACAGCCTATGTACATGTATTCAGCACCCTTCCCAGTGCCAGTTCCTATTCCACTTCCAATTCCCGTACCCATCTTTATACCCACCACCCGTAACTCGGCTCAGGGTATTATGAAAGAAATCAAGAAGATTCAAGACAAAATGCCAGCTGATCCATTTGAGGCTGAACTTTTGATGATGGCCGAAATGGTAGCGGAAGAGAAACGAGAATCTGACTCCGATTCGGAAGATGAAGTTAAACCAGATCCAGCAGTTGTATCACTGCAATACAATAACAGTGTACAGCAGGTGGATGTGACCAACAACGCTTACGGTGAAGATGTCTTACAAATGGCTCTTAAAATGGCAACTGGAGATTATGATCAGCCAACAAGTACGATTGATTTGGAGTCGGCTGTAACAGCTAATACAATCACTAATCCTCCGCCTGGCATGGTGCAACATGATGATTCTATGAGTCACATGAGCGGTCATCATATGCAACAGCAACATCACATGATGGATGCTCAAAG agGTGCTCGTGGCCGCAAACGTGGCGCATCTGTAGTTTCTTTAGTCTCTCCGCGCAACAATCGCTCACCCGTTAAACGTCAACGCATTGAAGAAATGGAACAAACACCACAGGCACAACCGCAACCAATGCAACCTGTCGAAAAGCCAGATGCCaatatgtgtttaaaatatacatttggtGTTAATGCCTGGAAACAGTGGGTGATGACTAAAAATGCCGACATTGAAAAGAGTTCGATGAGAAGACGTCCCTTCAAAACCGAACTACTGCAAATGACAGCAGATGAGCTAAATTATTCCTTATGTTTATTTGTCAAGGAAGTAAGAAAACCCAATGGCACCGAATATGCTCCCGATACCATATACTATTTAGTATTGG gaATTCAACAATATCTTTATGAAAATGGTCGTATAGACAACATATTTACGGACACTTATTATGAACGTTTTACTGACTGTTTAGATGAGGTAGCACGTAAATTTTCCGTGCTTTATAATGATTCGC aatatattgtTACACGTGTGGAAGAGGAACATCTATGGGAATGCAAACAATTGGGCGCTCATTCACCGCACGTTTTATTAAGCACTCTTATGTTctttaatacaaaacatttcaatttaact ACCGTCGAAGAACACATGCAATTATCCTTTTCACATATTATGAAACATTGGAAGCGTACTGGTCAAACAGCTAAAACACCGGGTTCGCGTAATGTCTTATTACGCTTTTATCCACCACAAGCTGGACTTG
- the LOC111686831 gene encoding zinc finger MYM-type protein 4 isoform X1: MEEISSLDSFQTDEANSSARPESENTQHSYKDVEENTGHGAGGGGGGGESATKDSNAPDDEGGANEDDFEQISEGTFEVDENSRATSAGPPPDENAEGGGKGDEDEGGESRDFEEVDANVSGNNPNVEESDMLGEADNTLPQSNDDDDNAMDVDQRANNDNQDDKEGGNQSDDDSNNKSYERNDNEQQDESMEPLQQEADDDEREEGADQQENSNENKDDEDNEEGEEGDKNDDDENKDKDDGKKDNNENADGEDDEPVENVQEPEESDVCLIPDDTESTVTDAEKEQAILARENAEKRSDEKENNSNDKNKDDDGDKETSEEQTEAGSYSHEARAQANKAAGAEAQVNENQSNEEENNSNENPDGEEPLLEELHSSTNEASSGTKTIISWIVTTTQKCVQCNEEKVCGFRFKNPDTSEFEHLCDHTCSTLFMEANAGKYFIRRKKFLIEELPASEDSEENKHSCLQCKEEKTCKYFFKQDDDTFYMCNDDCFNLLNAEEPEKFKLKRHSIRVRNIGATTISNDNGKKSGEPESRVVARTSAEAEAARLERAASFVRRCADCFSEITLGDKNLIWETMDFCNEICLGKYQRTIGANCQTCHGDVPHPALGKYCVRFGFDVRQFCCAACLNEFKKGLKTCSCCQKDISSGNEGFLAPVGDKEQFKDFCSQSCMRRYDNIANPKKNMRSDVCAVCNNDKTVRVEIILDDKEHNFCSNPCFSAFKFVSNIVADQCGMCCKYFERKSTESFTIYSEKRAKVFCTRVCLNIYIVLNRRIVSCQWCKVKKYNFDMILKQQDSQEVQMCSLNCLTLYGVSINAFSRTVTKCDNCTNMATPQYHLTMSDASMRNFCTYQCVMQFQSQFARTPLTLEADSNSKSSNISTSSHQSSGKSGKGAAPFPTGLPKRVKLKGGSQQSPLHMKLSTKGSASKQKQPTMPVISTVSSLASGETETMIGNVTVRRTRIRGRKAESPPPPASSSSSSVTNNSQLMRGRSRKSAIIERSLTPSPPRTNNKRSGSSNNSSAMDKIVEKVTVQTETKIVAVPPYPPAVRNVMTSCKPRTTTVGIQSEPETANVGTQTDKDYSNKVLIPVPVPIYLPQPMYMYSAPFPVPVPIPLPIPVPIFIPTTRNSAQGIMKEIKKIQDKMPADPFEAELLMMAEMVAEEKRESDSDSEDEVKPDPAVVSLQYNNSVQQVDVTNNAYGEDVLQMALKMATGDYDQPTSTIDLESAVTANTITNPPPGMVQHDDSMSHMSGHHMQQQHHMMDAQRGARGRKRGASVVSLVSPRNNRSPVKRQRIEEMEQTPQAQPQPMQPVEKPDANMCLKYTFGVNAWKQWVMTKNADIEKSSMRRRPFKTELLQMTADELNYSLCLFVKEVRKPNGTEYAPDTIYYLVLGIQQYLYENGRIDNIFTDTYYERFTDCLDEVARKFSVLYNDSQYIVTRVEEEHLWECKQLGAHSPHVLLSTLMFFNTKHFNLTTVEEHMQLSFSHIMKHWKRTGQTAKTPGSRNVLLRFYPPQAGLDANPRKKKVYEQQENEENPLRCPVRLYEFYLSKCPESVKTRNDVFYLQPERSCVPDSPVWYSTQALSQEALQKMLHRVKMVKEINIALLTS, encoded by the exons atggaGGAGATATCAAGTTTAGATTCATTTCAAACGGACGAAGCAAATTCATCTGCTCGACCAGAGTCTGAAAATACGCAACATTCTTATAAAGATGTAGAAGAAAATACAGGTCATGGCGCTGGTGGTGGTGGCGGCGGTGGCGAAAGTGCTACCAAAGATAGTAATGCACCTGACGACGAAGGTGGGGCCAATGAAGACGATTTCGAACAAATCTCAGAAGGGACCTTTGAAGTAGATGAAAATTCTCGTGCCACTTCAGCAGGTCCACCGCCGGATGAAAATGCAGAGGGCGGAGGTAAAGGAGACGAAGATGAAGGAGGAGAATCAAGAGATTTCGAAGAAGTTGATGCAAATGTATCGGGAAATAATCCCAATGTTGAAGAATCAGATATGTTGGGAGAGGCTGACAACACTCTGCCACAGTCTAATGATGACGATGACAATGCCATGGATGTGGATCAGCGGGCCAACAATGATAATCAGGATGATAAAGAAGGTGGTAATCAGAGTGATGATGACTCAAACAATAAATCTTATGAACGTAACGATAATGAGCAACAGGATGAGTCTATGGAACCTCTGCAGCAAGAAGCTGACGACGACGAAAGAGAGGAAGGAGCAGATCAACAAGAGAATTCTAATGAAAACAAGGATGATGAGGATAATGAAGAAGGAGAGGAAGGTGATAAAAATGATGATGacgaaaataaagataaagatgaTGGCAAAAAAGACAATAATGAAAATGCCGATGGAGAAGACGATG AACCTGTTGAAAATGTACAAGAACCAGAAGAATCTGATGTTTGCTTAATACCTGACGACACGGAATCAACAGTTACAGACGCCGAAAAGGAACAAGCTATATTAGCCCGTGAAAATGCCGAAAAAAGAAGCGACGAGAAAGAAAATAATTCCAACGATAAAAATAAAGATGATGATGGCGATAAAGAAACAAGTGAAGAACAAACTGAAGCTGGCTCATATTCTCACGAAGCGCGtg CTCAAGCTAATAAAGCAGCTGGAGCCGAAGCTCAAGTCAATGAAAATCAATCAAATGAAGAAg AGAATAATTCTAACGAGAATCCCGATGGCGAGGAACCGCTCTTGGAAGAACTTCACTCAAGTACAAATGAAGCCAGTAGTGGAACGAAAACAATTATTTCCTGGATTGTAACAACCACGCAAAAGTGTGTGCAATGTAATGAAGAAAAAGTCTGTGGTTTTCGTTTCAAAAATCCCGATACATCAGAATTTGAGCATTTGTGTGATCATACCTGTTCCACACTATTTATGGAAGCAAATGctggtaaatattttatacgtCGCAAAAAGTTCTTGATTGAAGAACTACCGGCCAGCGAAGACAGCGAGGAAAATAAACATTCTTGTTTACAATGTAAAGAGGAAAAAACgtgtaaatatttctttaaacaagaCGATGACACTTTTTACATGTGTAACGATGATTGTTTCAATCTACTAAATGCCGAAGAGCCAGAGAAATTCAAACTTAAGAGACACTCGATTAGAGTACGCAATATCGGTGCTACTACCATTTCCAATGATAATGGCAAAAAATCAGGCGAACCTGAGTCGAGAGTAGTTGCTCGTACATCGGCTGAAGCTGAAGCGGCTCGTCTAGAAAGAGCAGCTAGTTTTGTGCGCCGTTGTGCTGATTGTTTTTCGGAAATAACATTGGGCGACAAGAATCTTATATGGGAAACTAtggatttttgtaatgaaatttgtttgGGAAAATATCAGCGTACAATTGGTGCCAATTGTCAGACGTGCCATGGAGATGTTCCACACCCAGCATTGGGCAAATATTGTGTGCGTTTTGGCTTTGATGTACGTCAATTCTGTTGTGCAGCTTGTTTGAATGAATTCAAAAAGGGCTTAAAAACATGTTCCTGTTGTCAGAAAGATATTTCATCCGGCAATGAGGGTTTCTTGGCCCCAGTAGGCGATAAAGAACAGTTTAAGGATTTCTGTTCTCAGTCCTGTATGCGACGCTATGACAATATTGCCAATCCCAAGAAGAACATGCGCAGCGATGTATGCGCCGTGTGCAATAATGATAAAACAGTACGCGTTGAAATTATTCTAGATGACAAAGAACACAATTTCTGTTCAAATCCCTGCTTTTCGGCTTTTAAATTTGTCAGCAATATTGTGGCCGATCAATGTGGCATGtgttgcaaatattttgagCGTAAATCTACCGAATCCTTTACCATTTACTCGGAAAAACGTGCAAAGGTATTTTGTACACGTGTATGCCTTAACATTTACATAGTGCTCAATCGTCGCATTGTCTCCTGTCAATGgtgtaaagtgaaaaaatataattttgacatGATTCTCAAACAGCAAGATAGCCAGGAAGTACAGATGTGCTCCCTTAACTGTCTCACCTTGTATGGCGTTTCGATTAATGCTTTTTCGCGCACTGTTACTAAATGCGATAATTGCACAAATATGGCTACACCGCAGTACCATTTGACCATGTCCGATGCTTCTATGcgtaatttttgtacatatcAATGTGTTATGCAGTTTCAAAGTCAGTTTGCTAGAACTCCGCTCACCTTGGAGGCTGACAGTAATTCTAAGTCATCGAATATATCGACTTCAAGCCACCAGTCAAGCGGTAAATCTGGTAAGGGTGCAGCACCATTCCCAACGGGATTGCCGAAACGTGTAAAACTGAAGGGTGGATCTCAACAATCACCATTGCAT ATGAAATTATCTACTAAAGGCTCAGCTTCCAAACAAAAACAGCCTACTATGCCAGTAATATCAACAGTCTCATCATTGGCCAGTGGAGAAACTGAAACAATGATTGGTAATGTTACCGTTAGACGAACCCGTATACGCGGACGCAAAGCAGAATCTCCACCACCTCCTGCGTCGTCGTCTTCATCATCCGTTACAAATAATAGTCAACTGATGAGAGGACGATCACGTAAAAGTGCCATTATAGAGCGCTCACTAACCCCCTCACCGCCTAGAACTAATAATAAACGTAGCGGTAGTAGTAACAATAGCAGTGCTATGGACAAAATTGTTGAAAAGGTTACCGTACAAACGGAGACTAAGATTGTTGCTGTACCGCCATATCCACCTGCTGTTAGAAATGTAATGACTAGTTGTAAGCCTCGTACAACTACAGTGGGTATACAATCTGAACCCGAAACGGCAAACGTGGGTACACAAACGGACAAGGATTACTCGAACAAGGTATTGATACCTGTACCTGTGCCCATTTATCTGCCACAGCCTATGTACATGTATTCAGCACCCTTCCCAGTGCCAGTTCCTATTCCACTTCCAATTCCCGTACCCATCTTTATACCCACCACCCGTAACTCGGCTCAGGGTATTATGAAAGAAATCAAGAAGATTCAAGACAAAATGCCAGCTGATCCATTTGAGGCTGAACTTTTGATGATGGCCGAAATGGTAGCGGAAGAGAAACGAGAATCTGACTCCGATTCGGAAGATGAAGTTAAACCAGATCCAGCAGTTGTATCACTGCAATACAATAACAGTGTACAGCAGGTGGATGTGACCAACAACGCTTACGGTGAAGATGTCTTACAAATGGCTCTTAAAATGGCAACTGGAGATTATGATCAGCCAACAAGTACGATTGATTTGGAGTCGGCTGTAACAGCTAATACAATCACTAATCCTCCGCCTGGCATGGTGCAACATGATGATTCTATGAGTCACATGAGCGGTCATCATATGCAACAGCAACATCACATGATGGATGCTCAAAG agGTGCTCGTGGCCGCAAACGTGGCGCATCTGTAGTTTCTTTAGTCTCTCCGCGCAACAATCGCTCACCCGTTAAACGTCAACGCATTGAAGAAATGGAACAAACACCACAGGCACAACCGCAACCAATGCAACCTGTCGAAAAGCCAGATGCCaatatgtgtttaaaatatacatttggtGTTAATGCCTGGAAACAGTGGGTGATGACTAAAAATGCCGACATTGAAAAGAGTTCGATGAGAAGACGTCCCTTCAAAACCGAACTACTGCAAATGACAGCAGATGAGCTAAATTATTCCTTATGTTTATTTGTCAAGGAAGTAAGAAAACCCAATGGCACCGAATATGCTCCCGATACCATATACTATTTAGTATTGG gaATTCAACAATATCTTTATGAAAATGGTCGTATAGACAACATATTTACGGACACTTATTATGAACGTTTTACTGACTGTTTAGATGAGGTAGCACGTAAATTTTCCGTGCTTTATAATGATTCGC aatatattgtTACACGTGTGGAAGAGGAACATCTATGGGAATGCAAACAATTGGGCGCTCATTCACCGCACGTTTTATTAAGCACTCTTATGTTctttaatacaaaacatttcaatttaact ACCGTCGAAGAACACATGCAATTATCCTTTTCACATATTATGAAACATTGGAAGCGTACTGGTCAAACAGCTAAAACACCGGGTTCGCGTAATGTCTTATTACGCTTTTATCCACCACAAGCTGGACTTG